A DNA window from Linepithema humile isolate Giens D197 chromosome 6, Lhum_UNIL_v1.0, whole genome shotgun sequence contains the following coding sequences:
- the Zyx gene encoding lipoma-preferred partner homolog isoform X3 produces the protein MIPQSYTIKAPPMPSYSTVLNNTPSNDKTSNLYMNTPSPYVPLDIKNDFSQMASTNGKEASKIYQNDTMYACQSEEKFEPKYRYDEKNYYSNIGNMPAPQVPVADDRASRATRNAVYSNIEPPVPIPVPAYKYANDSQKDIIYSNIQWNPKTENTYCNVPPAHSADDLPPPPEPSEYVSCVPGNSFPPPPEELPPPPSPVSSSYSELRRATYQTDFPSGNYPADIYGPSSQSSSTYESIYEPINPRPPSQLSCNYSMYSGYGSATSTQPQGKVSPVKEVDVLTDLLVQGMADSNEDSDIYGICAQCGRKVEGEGTGCSAMDKVFHINCFCCFVCKVNLQGKPFYSLEGKPYCEEDYLNTLEKCCVCTRPILDRILRATGKPYHPSCFTCVVCGQSLDGIPFTVDATNQIHCIQCFHKKFAPRCCVCKLPIMPEPGQDETVRVVALDRSFHIQCYKCEDCGLVLSSDSEGRGCYPLDDHVLCKSCNATRVQALTSHMTTEL, from the exons ATg ATACCGCAAAGTTACACCATAAAGGCTCCGCCTATGCCATCGTATAGCACAGTTCTCAATAACACGCCATCGAATGACAAGACTTCAAATTTATACATGAACACTCCTTCTCCATATGTGCCACTGGACATAAAGAATGATTTCTCTCAAATGGCGTCCACGAACGGCAAGGAAGCATCAAAGATTTATCAGAACGACACCATGTACGCGTGCCAGTCCGAAGAGAAGTTCGAGCCGAAATACAGATACGATGagaagaattattattccaaCATCGGCAACATGCCGGCTCCTCAAGTACCCGTGGCGGACGATCGCGCGAGCCGCGCGACCAGAAACGCGGTGTACAGCAATATAGAGCCGCCCGTACCAATTCCGGTTCCTGCGTACAAATATGCGAATGACTCACAGAAGGATATTATATACAGCAACATCCAGTGGAATCCTAAAACAGAAAACACGTATTGCAATGTTCCTCCGGCGCACAGCGCTG ACGACTTGCCACCGCCACCGGAGCCCTCGGAGTATGTCTCTTGCGTACCTGGGAATTCGTTTCCACCGCCGCCCGAAGAGCTGCCTCCACCGCCGAGTCCGGTCTCGTCGAGTTACAGCGAGCTGAGACGCGCCACTTATCAGACCGATTTCCCATCGGGTAATTACCCCGCCGACATTTACGGGCCGAGTTCGCAGTCCAGCTCGACATACGAATCCATATACGAGCCGATTAATCCGAGACCACCGTCGCAATTGTCGTGTAACTATTCTATGTACTCTGGCTACGGGTCGGCCACATCTACTCAACCGCAGGGCAAAGTGTCTCCCGTTAAAGAA GTCGACGTCCTCACGGATCTGTTGGTTCAAGGAATGGCAGATAGTAACGAAGATAGCGATATATACGGCATCTGCGCGCAATGCGGACGCAAGGTCGAGGGAGAGGGAACTGGATGTTCGGCGATGGACAAGGTCTTTCACATAAATTGCTTCTGTTGCTTCGTGTGCAAGGTCAATTTGCAGGGCAAACCTTTCTACTCGCTGGAGGGCAAGCCCTACTGCGAGGAGGACTATCTTAACACTTTGGAAAAGTGCTGCGTTTGCACGAGACCGATACTGGACCGAATATTGCGTGCTACCGGCAAACCGTATCATCCTTCCTGTTTCACCTGCGTCGTTTGCGGACAGAGTCTGGATGGTATACCATTCACCGTGGACGCTACGAATCAGATACATTGCATTCAGTGTTTCCAcaa GAAATTCGCGCCGCGCTGCTGCGTCTGTAAGCTGCCTATAATGCCCGAGCCTGGTCAGGACGAGACCGTGCGAGTAGTCGCGCTAGATCGCAGCTTCCACATTCAATGCTACAAGTGCGAGGATTGCGGACTGGTTTTGTCTTCCGATTCGGAGGGACGAGGCTGCTATCCTCTGGACGATCATGTACTGTGTAAAAGTTGCAATGCTACTCGCGTCCAAGCCTTAACGTCTCACATGACGactgaattataa
- the Zyx gene encoding thyroid receptor-interacting protein 6 isoform X1 has product MSNVGNLEQQIASLQINHGDEAAKVIKPGKKVGPAVPPKPKKSQPQIPQSYTIKAPPMPSYSTVLNNTPSNDKTSNLYMNTPSPYVPLDIKNDFSQMASTNGKEASKIYQNDTMYACQSEEKFEPKYRYDEKNYYSNIGNMPAPQVPVADDRASRATRNAVYSNIEPPVPIPVPAYKYANDSQKDIIYSNIQWNPKTENTYCNVPPAHSADDLPPPPEPSEYVSCVPGNSFPPPPEELPPPPSPVSSSYSELRRATYQTDFPSGNYPADIYGPSSQSSSTYESIYEPINPRPPSQLSCNYSMYSGYGSATSTQPQGKVSPVKEVDVLTDLLVQGMADSNEDSDIYGICAQCGRKVEGEGTGCSAMDKVFHINCFCCFVCKVNLQGKPFYSLEGKPYCEEDYLNTLEKCCVCTRPILDRILRATGKPYHPSCFTCVVCGQSLDGIPFTVDATNQIHCIQCFHKKFAPRCCVCKLPIMPEPGQDETVRVVALDRSFHIQCYKCEDCGLVLSSDSEGRGCYPLDDHVLCKSCNATRVQALTSHMTTEL; this is encoded by the exons ATGTCAAACGTGGGTAATTTGGAGCAACAGATAGCGAGTTTGCAGATCAATCACGGCGATGAAGCGGCCAAGGTTATCAAACCCGGCAAGAAGGTCGGGCCAGCGGTGCCGCCAAAGCCAAAAAAGTCTCAACCTCAG ATACCGCAAAGTTACACCATAAAGGCTCCGCCTATGCCATCGTATAGCACAGTTCTCAATAACACGCCATCGAATGACAAGACTTCAAATTTATACATGAACACTCCTTCTCCATATGTGCCACTGGACATAAAGAATGATTTCTCTCAAATGGCGTCCACGAACGGCAAGGAAGCATCAAAGATTTATCAGAACGACACCATGTACGCGTGCCAGTCCGAAGAGAAGTTCGAGCCGAAATACAGATACGATGagaagaattattattccaaCATCGGCAACATGCCGGCTCCTCAAGTACCCGTGGCGGACGATCGCGCGAGCCGCGCGACCAGAAACGCGGTGTACAGCAATATAGAGCCGCCCGTACCAATTCCGGTTCCTGCGTACAAATATGCGAATGACTCACAGAAGGATATTATATACAGCAACATCCAGTGGAATCCTAAAACAGAAAACACGTATTGCAATGTTCCTCCGGCGCACAGCGCTG ACGACTTGCCACCGCCACCGGAGCCCTCGGAGTATGTCTCTTGCGTACCTGGGAATTCGTTTCCACCGCCGCCCGAAGAGCTGCCTCCACCGCCGAGTCCGGTCTCGTCGAGTTACAGCGAGCTGAGACGCGCCACTTATCAGACCGATTTCCCATCGGGTAATTACCCCGCCGACATTTACGGGCCGAGTTCGCAGTCCAGCTCGACATACGAATCCATATACGAGCCGATTAATCCGAGACCACCGTCGCAATTGTCGTGTAACTATTCTATGTACTCTGGCTACGGGTCGGCCACATCTACTCAACCGCAGGGCAAAGTGTCTCCCGTTAAAGAA GTCGACGTCCTCACGGATCTGTTGGTTCAAGGAATGGCAGATAGTAACGAAGATAGCGATATATACGGCATCTGCGCGCAATGCGGACGCAAGGTCGAGGGAGAGGGAACTGGATGTTCGGCGATGGACAAGGTCTTTCACATAAATTGCTTCTGTTGCTTCGTGTGCAAGGTCAATTTGCAGGGCAAACCTTTCTACTCGCTGGAGGGCAAGCCCTACTGCGAGGAGGACTATCTTAACACTTTGGAAAAGTGCTGCGTTTGCACGAGACCGATACTGGACCGAATATTGCGTGCTACCGGCAAACCGTATCATCCTTCCTGTTTCACCTGCGTCGTTTGCGGACAGAGTCTGGATGGTATACCATTCACCGTGGACGCTACGAATCAGATACATTGCATTCAGTGTTTCCAcaa GAAATTCGCGCCGCGCTGCTGCGTCTGTAAGCTGCCTATAATGCCCGAGCCTGGTCAGGACGAGACCGTGCGAGTAGTCGCGCTAGATCGCAGCTTCCACATTCAATGCTACAAGTGCGAGGATTGCGGACTGGTTTTGTCTTCCGATTCGGAGGGACGAGGCTGCTATCCTCTGGACGATCATGTACTGTGTAAAAGTTGCAATGCTACTCGCGTCCAAGCCTTAACGTCTCACATGACGactgaattataa
- the Zyx gene encoding thyroid receptor-interacting protein 6 isoform X2: protein MSNVGNLEQQIASLQINHGDEAAKVIKPGKKVGPAVPPKPKKSQPQAPPMPSYSTVLNNTPSNDKTSNLYMNTPSPYVPLDIKNDFSQMASTNGKEASKIYQNDTMYACQSEEKFEPKYRYDEKNYYSNIGNMPAPQVPVADDRASRATRNAVYSNIEPPVPIPVPAYKYANDSQKDIIYSNIQWNPKTENTYCNVPPAHSADDLPPPPEPSEYVSCVPGNSFPPPPEELPPPPSPVSSSYSELRRATYQTDFPSGNYPADIYGPSSQSSSTYESIYEPINPRPPSQLSCNYSMYSGYGSATSTQPQGKVSPVKEVDVLTDLLVQGMADSNEDSDIYGICAQCGRKVEGEGTGCSAMDKVFHINCFCCFVCKVNLQGKPFYSLEGKPYCEEDYLNTLEKCCVCTRPILDRILRATGKPYHPSCFTCVVCGQSLDGIPFTVDATNQIHCIQCFHKKFAPRCCVCKLPIMPEPGQDETVRVVALDRSFHIQCYKCEDCGLVLSSDSEGRGCYPLDDHVLCKSCNATRVQALTSHMTTEL, encoded by the exons ATGTCAAACGTGGGTAATTTGGAGCAACAGATAGCGAGTTTGCAGATCAATCACGGCGATGAAGCGGCCAAGGTTATCAAACCCGGCAAGAAGGTCGGGCCAGCGGTGCCGCCAAAGCCAAAAAAGTCTCAACCTCAG GCTCCGCCTATGCCATCGTATAGCACAGTTCTCAATAACACGCCATCGAATGACAAGACTTCAAATTTATACATGAACACTCCTTCTCCATATGTGCCACTGGACATAAAGAATGATTTCTCTCAAATGGCGTCCACGAACGGCAAGGAAGCATCAAAGATTTATCAGAACGACACCATGTACGCGTGCCAGTCCGAAGAGAAGTTCGAGCCGAAATACAGATACGATGagaagaattattattccaaCATCGGCAACATGCCGGCTCCTCAAGTACCCGTGGCGGACGATCGCGCGAGCCGCGCGACCAGAAACGCGGTGTACAGCAATATAGAGCCGCCCGTACCAATTCCGGTTCCTGCGTACAAATATGCGAATGACTCACAGAAGGATATTATATACAGCAACATCCAGTGGAATCCTAAAACAGAAAACACGTATTGCAATGTTCCTCCGGCGCACAGCGCTG ACGACTTGCCACCGCCACCGGAGCCCTCGGAGTATGTCTCTTGCGTACCTGGGAATTCGTTTCCACCGCCGCCCGAAGAGCTGCCTCCACCGCCGAGTCCGGTCTCGTCGAGTTACAGCGAGCTGAGACGCGCCACTTATCAGACCGATTTCCCATCGGGTAATTACCCCGCCGACATTTACGGGCCGAGTTCGCAGTCCAGCTCGACATACGAATCCATATACGAGCCGATTAATCCGAGACCACCGTCGCAATTGTCGTGTAACTATTCTATGTACTCTGGCTACGGGTCGGCCACATCTACTCAACCGCAGGGCAAAGTGTCTCCCGTTAAAGAA GTCGACGTCCTCACGGATCTGTTGGTTCAAGGAATGGCAGATAGTAACGAAGATAGCGATATATACGGCATCTGCGCGCAATGCGGACGCAAGGTCGAGGGAGAGGGAACTGGATGTTCGGCGATGGACAAGGTCTTTCACATAAATTGCTTCTGTTGCTTCGTGTGCAAGGTCAATTTGCAGGGCAAACCTTTCTACTCGCTGGAGGGCAAGCCCTACTGCGAGGAGGACTATCTTAACACTTTGGAAAAGTGCTGCGTTTGCACGAGACCGATACTGGACCGAATATTGCGTGCTACCGGCAAACCGTATCATCCTTCCTGTTTCACCTGCGTCGTTTGCGGACAGAGTCTGGATGGTATACCATTCACCGTGGACGCTACGAATCAGATACATTGCATTCAGTGTTTCCAcaa GAAATTCGCGCCGCGCTGCTGCGTCTGTAAGCTGCCTATAATGCCCGAGCCTGGTCAGGACGAGACCGTGCGAGTAGTCGCGCTAGATCGCAGCTTCCACATTCAATGCTACAAGTGCGAGGATTGCGGACTGGTTTTGTCTTCCGATTCGGAGGGACGAGGCTGCTATCCTCTGGACGATCATGTACTGTGTAAAAGTTGCAATGCTACTCGCGTCCAAGCCTTAACGTCTCACATGACGactgaattataa